The Natrinema salifodinae genome includes a window with the following:
- the fdhF gene encoding formate dehydrogenase subunit alpha has product MSGTDPASHVDDAETERRPTSVERLPSVPDVTDPRPSTPLTEQFETGTANDPDVTSDGDQMTHLTVDGTSVAVPPDSTIIDAIEATEPADEIAALCYYDRDTDQADQIGPRGECRTCTVHTEEHGLVPACSFPAEDGLAVRTDQDDAAEAREVNLDLQLSDHNLRCTTCGQNGRCELQDTSIEQDVEEPRWGVFEDRDQYEPLDDTSPAIQIDRNKCILCNRCVEACNDVQVEGVLRMEGNGQDTRIAFQNDEETFDESTCVSCGHCATVCPTGALVEQGLTDIATIPLPGFTQENSIGEVLESPKAETADQTEAPNRDLPYDTEPSEADAIEEKSGVARFMSVAKARAGDAAQHAGDAVKRAGDRALEEFEHVSEGIASEAMPAGRLFDVATTIGDARLSQVTKAETTCNYCAVGCRFDLYGKDGEVVGVRPADPDSAPANDFSTCVKGKFGYDYVDADDRLEQPLIRKEDAPDGPVGREGFREASWKEAIERVYEGLSEIREEHGSDFLSVVSSSKTTNEENFLNQKFARQVLGTPHVDNCARLCHSSTVAGLQQTVGYGAMTNRINEDIGETDCYLITGSNTTESHPVLATRIKQNVRDGADLIVFDPREIGMAEHADQYVRTTPGEDVAWINGMIRYIVENDLHDEAFIEERTKNFDDLKEKVEPFTPEKVEELTAVPAEELKKAAETIATADTCIFGWAMGLTQHTTGTRNVLAIADLALVTGHLGKPRAGLSPFRGQNNVQGGGGDMGPAPHNLPGYQDLGDDEVLDKFEDEWGVRPPNDVGLRLPEQFHAISDGDLRGMFIMGENPVLSEPDLDNAEQALRKLDFLAVQDIFLTETAEYADVVLPAASAAEKSGTFTNTERRIQRVRPVVDSPGEAKADRKILTQLAKRFGYDWDYDGPADVMEEINSLVPIYGGVTYERLEEETKGIQWPCFDEDDPGTPYLYEDEFNFEDGKARFVPADYANPPEMPDEEYPLTLSSGRVLYHWHTGTMTRRVGTLMNHVPESFVTIHPEMAEELGIDDQEYVRVQSRQGEIVVKANVEDMSDPGVIYIPMHFPQGAINKLTQHELDPTSFIPQYKVTSVRITPLDVDPEEAANVVSPTPGQLEGQQGDPEEVGGRSADD; this is encoded by the coding sequence ATGAGCGGCACGGACCCGGCGAGTCACGTCGACGACGCGGAGACCGAGCGGCGGCCGACGTCGGTCGAGCGACTCCCGTCGGTGCCGGACGTGACCGATCCGCGGCCGAGCACGCCCCTGACCGAGCAGTTCGAGACCGGCACCGCCAACGACCCGGACGTGACCTCCGACGGCGACCAGATGACCCACCTCACGGTCGATGGCACGTCCGTCGCGGTGCCGCCGGATTCGACGATCATCGACGCGATCGAGGCGACGGAGCCGGCCGACGAGATCGCCGCGCTCTGTTACTACGACCGAGACACGGACCAGGCCGATCAGATCGGGCCGCGGGGCGAGTGCCGGACCTGTACCGTCCACACCGAGGAGCACGGGCTCGTCCCGGCCTGCTCGTTCCCGGCCGAAGACGGCCTCGCGGTTCGGACCGATCAGGACGACGCCGCGGAGGCCCGCGAGGTGAACCTCGATCTCCAGCTGTCGGATCACAACCTCCGCTGTACGACTTGCGGCCAGAACGGCCGCTGCGAACTGCAGGACACCTCGATCGAGCAGGACGTCGAGGAGCCCCGGTGGGGCGTCTTCGAGGACCGCGACCAGTACGAGCCCCTCGACGACACCTCGCCGGCCATCCAGATCGACCGCAACAAGTGCATCCTCTGTAATCGCTGCGTCGAGGCCTGCAACGACGTGCAGGTCGAGGGCGTCCTCCGCATGGAGGGCAACGGCCAGGACACCCGCATCGCCTTCCAGAACGACGAGGAGACCTTCGACGAGTCCACCTGCGTCTCCTGCGGTCACTGCGCCACTGTCTGCCCGACCGGCGCCTTGGTCGAGCAGGGACTGACCGACATCGCGACGATTCCCCTTCCTGGGTTCACACAGGAGAACTCCATCGGCGAGGTCTTAGAGAGCCCGAAGGCGGAGACGGCCGACCAGACGGAGGCACCGAACCGCGACCTGCCGTACGATACCGAACCCAGCGAGGCCGACGCAATCGAGGAGAAGTCCGGCGTCGCCCGCTTCATGTCGGTGGCGAAGGCCCGCGCCGGAGACGCGGCGCAGCACGCCGGCGACGCCGTCAAGCGGGCCGGCGACCGCGCGCTCGAGGAGTTCGAACACGTCTCCGAGGGGATCGCCAGCGAGGCGATGCCGGCAGGCCGCCTGTTCGACGTCGCGACGACGATCGGCGACGCGCGCCTCTCGCAGGTCACGAAGGCCGAGACGACCTGCAACTACTGCGCGGTCGGCTGTCGCTTCGACCTCTACGGCAAGGACGGCGAAGTGGTGGGCGTCCGGCCCGCCGACCCCGACTCGGCGCCAGCTAACGACTTCTCGACCTGCGTGAAAGGCAAGTTCGGCTACGACTACGTCGACGCCGACGACCGACTCGAGCAGCCGCTGATCCGGAAGGAAGACGCCCCCGACGGGCCTGTCGGTCGCGAGGGGTTCCGCGAGGCTTCGTGGAAGGAAGCCATCGAGCGCGTCTACGAGGGGCTCTCCGAGATCCGCGAGGAACACGGAAGCGATTTCCTCTCGGTTGTCTCCTCCTCGAAGACGACCAACGAGGAGAACTTCTTAAACCAGAAGTTCGCCCGCCAGGTGCTCGGGACGCCCCACGTCGACAACTGCGCGCGGCTCTGTCACTCCTCGACGGTGGCGGGGCTGCAGCAGACGGTCGGCTACGGCGCCATGACCAACCGGATCAACGAGGACATCGGCGAGACGGACTGTTACCTCATCACCGGCTCGAACACGACCGAGTCCCACCCCGTCCTCGCCACGCGTATCAAGCAGAACGTCCGCGACGGCGCGGACCTCATCGTCTTCGATCCGCGCGAGATCGGCATGGCCGAACACGCCGACCAGTACGTCCGGACGACCCCCGGCGAGGACGTGGCGTGGATCAACGGGATGATCCGGTACATCGTCGAGAACGACCTCCACGACGAGGCGTTCATCGAGGAGCGGACCAAGAACTTCGACGACCTAAAGGAGAAGGTCGAACCGTTCACGCCAGAGAAGGTCGAGGAGCTGACGGCCGTCCCCGCCGAGGAACTGAAGAAAGCCGCCGAGACGATCGCCACCGCGGACACCTGCATCTTCGGATGGGCGATGGGTCTGACCCAGCACACCACCGGGACGCGGAACGTGCTGGCCATCGCCGACCTCGCGCTGGTGACGGGTCACCTCGGCAAACCCCGCGCCGGCCTCTCGCCGTTCCGCGGGCAGAACAACGTCCAGGGTGGCGGGGGCGACATGGGACCGGCCCCGCACAACCTCCCCGGCTATCAGGACCTCGGTGACGACGAGGTGCTGGACAAGTTCGAGGACGAGTGGGGCGTCCGTCCGCCGAACGACGTCGGGCTTCGACTTCCCGAGCAGTTCCACGCCATTTCCGACGGGGACCTCCGCGGGATGTTCATCATGGGCGAGAACCCCGTCCTCTCGGAGCCCGACCTCGACAACGCCGAGCAGGCGCTGCGGAAGCTCGACTTCCTCGCCGTCCAGGACATCTTCCTGACCGAGACGGCCGAGTACGCCGACGTCGTCCTCCCGGCCGCCTCCGCCGCCGAGAAGTCGGGGACGTTCACCAACACCGAGCGGCGCATCCAGCGGGTCCGCCCCGTGGTCGACTCGCCAGGCGAAGCGAAAGCGGACCGGAAGATCCTCACCCAGCTCGCAAAGCGCTTCGGCTACGACTGGGACTACGACGGGCCGGCCGACGTGATGGAGGAAATCAACTCTCTCGTGCCCATCTACGGCGGCGTCACCTACGAGCGCTTGGAGGAGGAGACGAAGGGCATCCAGTGGCCCTGCTTCGACGAGGACGATCCCGGGACGCCGTACCTCTACGAGGACGAGTTCAACTTCGAGGACGGAAAGGCCCGGTTCGTCCCTGCCGACTACGCCAACCCGCCGGAGATGCCCGACGAGGAGTACCCGCTGACCCTCTCTTCGGGCCGGGTGCTCTACCACTGGCACACCGGCACGATGACCAGGCGGGTCGGGACGCTGATGAATCACGTCCCGGAGAGCTTCGTCACGATCCACCCCGAGATGGCCGAGGAGTTGGGTATCGACGATCAGGAGTACGTCCGGGTCCAGTCGCGCCAGGGTGAGATCGTCGTGAAGGCGAACGTCGAGGACATGTCCGACCCCGGCGTCATCTACATCCCGATGCACTTCCCGCAGGGGGCGATCAACAAGCTCACCCAGCACGAACTCGATCCAACGTCGTTCATTCCGCAGTACAAGGTGACGAGCGTCCGCATCACGCCGCTGGACGTCGACCCCGAGGAAGCGGCCAACGTGGTCTCGCCGACGCCTGGCCAGCTCGAGGGGCAGCAGGGCGACCCCGAGGAGGTCGGCGGCCGCAGCGCCGACGACTGA
- a CDS encoding ATP-binding protein — MSRDGQQYINEVRGEVTRALIPAITKHEIRQRVCERFAASEVYAFAWIGRYNPEHEEVVPTASAGIAEETLDGVSITEDSRRAELTSEAVRTRELAVEENPVDDPLYEDRRDRALEHDDRTCAVIPLVYEETLYGVLHLATDRPHGFGAAERASLAELGATIAYAFENAEPVANTDRAEREEAEAEMTRVPAESEQERRLYETLISSTPDLVYAFDLDYRFIFANDALLEMWGQTFEESIGKTLRENGYKEWHAEMHKREIDRVVETKEPVRGEVAFHHAELGRRIYDYIFAPVLNDEGEVEAIAGTTRDITERKEAEEALQESEERFRALITASSDVVYRMSPDWSEMHHLEGKEFIADTRESTSDWLEKYIHPDDQERVKEAIDEAIRTKSIFELEHQVEQVDGSLGWTFSRAVPMLDEDGEIVEWVGMASDITERKRYERELEQANAKLKRSNAELKRFAHAASHDLQEPLRMVSSYLQLLENRYGDDLDADAMEFIEFAVDGADRMREMVNALLEYSRVNTDGEDFEPVDCETVLDQAMENLQMAIDEHDATITSDELPSVSGDERQLIQLFQNLLDNAITYAGDGPPTIHVSAERRDGEWLFSVRDDGIGIDSEKTDEIFEVFNRLHAPDEREGTGIGLAICERIVMTHDGRIWVESEPGEGTTFFFTIPVGNGEGTT, encoded by the coding sequence CCTCCGCCGGGATTGCGGAGGAGACGCTCGATGGAGTCTCCATCACCGAGGACTCACGCCGAGCGGAACTGACGAGCGAGGCCGTGCGCACACGGGAGCTCGCGGTCGAAGAGAATCCCGTGGACGACCCGCTTTACGAGGATCGGCGCGACCGCGCCCTCGAACACGACGATCGAACCTGCGCGGTCATCCCCCTCGTTTACGAGGAGACGCTGTACGGTGTCTTGCACCTGGCTACCGACCGACCGCACGGATTCGGCGCGGCCGAGCGAGCATCGCTCGCAGAGTTAGGGGCAACGATCGCGTACGCCTTCGAAAACGCGGAGCCGGTCGCGAATACCGATCGCGCCGAACGCGAGGAAGCGGAGGCTGAGATGACGAGAGTGCCCGCCGAGTCCGAGCAGGAGCGGCGGCTCTACGAGACTCTCATCTCAAGTACGCCCGACCTTGTCTACGCGTTCGACCTCGACTATCGCTTCATATTCGCCAACGACGCACTGCTGGAGATGTGGGGGCAAACCTTCGAGGAGTCCATCGGAAAGACCCTGCGGGAAAACGGCTACAAGGAGTGGCACGCGGAGATGCACAAACGCGAGATCGATCGGGTCGTGGAGACGAAAGAGCCCGTCCGCGGCGAGGTGGCGTTTCACCACGCCGAGCTCGGCCGCCGAATCTACGACTACATCTTCGCACCGGTACTCAACGACGAGGGGGAAGTCGAGGCCATCGCCGGGACGACGCGCGATATCACCGAGCGCAAGGAGGCCGAGGAGGCGCTTCAGGAGAGCGAGGAGCGGTTCCGCGCGTTGATCACCGCTAGCTCGGACGTCGTGTACCGAATGAGCCCCGATTGGAGCGAAATGCACCACCTCGAAGGCAAGGAGTTCATCGCCGATACGCGCGAATCGACCAGCGATTGGCTCGAGAAATACATCCATCCGGACGACCAGGAGCGCGTCAAGGAGGCCATCGACGAAGCGATCCGAACCAAGAGCATCTTCGAACTGGAACACCAGGTAGAGCAAGTCGATGGGAGCCTGGGCTGGACGTTCTCGCGTGCGGTGCCGATGCTGGACGAAGACGGCGAGATCGTCGAGTGGGTTGGTATGGCAAGCGACATCACAGAGCGCAAACGATACGAGCGGGAACTCGAACAAGCCAACGCCAAACTGAAACGCTCGAACGCGGAACTCAAGCGATTTGCCCACGCCGCCTCCCACGACCTGCAAGAGCCGTTACGGATGGTTTCTAGCTATCTCCAGCTACTCGAAAATCGCTACGGAGACGACCTCGATGCTGACGCAATGGAGTTCATCGAGTTCGCCGTCGACGGCGCAGACCGGATGCGGGAGATGGTCAATGCATTGCTCGAATATTCGCGGGTAAACACCGATGGAGAGGATTTTGAGCCGGTTGACTGCGAGACAGTCCTCGACCAGGCGATGGAGAACCTCCAGATGGCAATCGACGAACATGATGCCACTATCACGTCGGACGAACTGCCCTCCGTGAGCGGCGATGAACGCCAGCTTATCCAGCTCTTCCAGAACCTCCTTGACAACGCCATCACGTATGCGGGCGATGGCCCGCCGACCATCCACGTCTCCGCCGAGCGACGGGACGGCGAGTGGCTGTTTTCGGTTCGCGACGACGGAATCGGGATCGACTCGGAGAAGACGGACGAAATATTCGAGGTATTCAACCGCCTCCACGCTCCCGACGAGCGCGAGGGAACCGGTATCGGGCTCGCCATCTGCGAACGCATCGTGATGACTCACGATGGCCGAATCTGGGTCGAGTCCGAGCCAGGCGAAGGAACAACGTTCTTCTTCACGATTCCTGTCGGTAATGGAGAGGGGACGACGTAG